One window from the genome of Yamadazyma tenuis chromosome 7, complete sequence encodes:
- the NOP13 gene encoding Nucleolar protein 13 (EggNog:ENOG503P0BK; COG:A; BUSCO:EOG092645U1), protein MSDKESKDEKRQRKLEKKQRKAQEKADSTTSDLEEIEIDLSADIPLNKKQQRLLKKGKLNLDKIRKKHPAPKPATDEGADGEETQSKPERSKFGVWIGNLSFDTTREDILRYIKAKTDVEEDDIVRFNLPKKQNKIKGFCYADFKTEDQMNQVIKLSETNLNGRNLLIKNAQSFEGRPEADKSDNKLISASKNPPSRILFVGNLSFDTTEDLLEEHFRHCGEIIKIRMATFEDTGKCKGFAFVDFKDEAGATAALTSALTRKLINRPVRMEYGEDRSKRTPKRFLDSERSNARERTAGESNDHHEPTGETASEPVYRPPVKRPRREYEDKSRVKSSVALANAQRASAAIVPSSGKKITFD, encoded by the coding sequence ATGAGCGATAAAGAGTCCAAAGACGAAAAGAGACAGCgcaagttggagaagaagcagagAAAGGCGCAGGAGAAGGCCGACAGCACCACATCGGATCTCGAGGAGATTGAAATCGACTTGTCTGCCGATATACCCTTGAATAAAAAGCAGCAgagattgttgaagaaaggaaagttgaacttggacaaaATCAGGAAAAAGCACCCAGCACCAAAGCCTGCTACCGATGAGGGTGCagatggtgaagaaacACAATCCAAGCCCGAGCGATCCAAGTTCGGTGTTTGGATCGGGAACTTGTCGTTCGATACCACCAGAGAAGACATCTTGAGGTATATCAAAGCCAAAACCGAcgtggaagaagatgacatTGTACGGTTTAATTTGCCTAAAAAGCAGAATAAAATCAAAGGATTCTGCTATGCCGACTTCAAGACAGAAGACCAGATGAACCAGGTTATCAAGCTCAGTgaaaccaacttgaacggACGGAAtctcttgatcaaaaatgCCCAGTCCTTTGAAGGAAGACCTGAAGCAGATAAATCTGATAACAAGCTCATCAGTGCCAGCAAAAACCCTCCTTCACGAATTCTCTTTGTGGGAAACTTGAGTTTTGACACCACCgaagacttgttggaagagCACTTCAGACACTGTGgagaaatcatcaagatcAGAATGGCTACTTTTGAGGATACGGGAAAGTGCAAAGGGtttgcatttgtggattttAAAGATGAGGCTGGAGCCACCGCAGCCTTGACGTCGGCGTTGACCCGTAAACTCATAAATAGGCCCGTGAGGATGGAATATGGTGAAGATCGGTCCAAGAGAACACCTAAACGGTTTTTGGACTCAGAAAGATCTAATGCTCGTGAGCGCACTGCCGGAGAATCTAACGACCATCATGAACCTACTGGTGAAACAGCTAGTGAACCAGTGTATAGACCGCCAGTCAAAAGACCCAGAAGAGAATATGAAGACAAGTCAAGAGTCAAGTCTTCGGTGGCGTTGGCGAATGCACAAAGAGCTAGTGCTGCTATTGTGCCATCTTCTGGTAAGAAGATCACTTTCGATTAG